The window CCACGACGCCACCACGCTCCCCCGCCGCCACACCTCGGCCACCGCTGGTACGTCGATCGTGTACTGGTAGTGTTCGGGGTTGCGGAGCGGGGTCGTCTCGGCGTCGTGGGTCTGTTTCTGACTGCCGATATTCGCGTTTTTCAGGACCGCCAGCCCTTCAGCATAAGCGGCCATCATTCCGTATTCGATCCCATTATGCACCATCTTAACAAAGTGCCCGGCCCCGGCCGGCCCGCAATGGAGATACCCGCGCTCGGCGGGTGACGGGTCGCCGGTCTTCCCTTCCGTCCGCGGGGCCGTCTCGAACCCCGGGGCGAGGGTGGCGAAGATCGGGTCGAGTCGCCGGACCGCGTCCGTATCGCCCCCGATCATCATGCAGTACCCGCGGTCCAACCCGAACACGCCGCCGCTGGTGCCGACGTCCAGGTAGTGCAACCCCTTGGTCTTCAACTCCTTCGCCCGGCGGATGTCGTCAACGTAGTACGAATTCCCGCCGTCGATGACGATGTCGTCCGGGGCGAGTTTGGGGACGAGGTCGGCGAGGGTGGCGTCCACGACCCCGGCCGGGACCATCAGCCACACGGCCCGCGGCGTCTTCAGTTTGCTCACGAATTCGTCGAGCGTCCCGGCCCCGGTCGCGCCCTTTTCGACCGACTTTGCCACGGCGTCCGCCGAGCGGTCGTGGACCACACACGTGTGCTTTCCGCGGAGCAGGCGTTCGACCATGTTGCCGCCCATCCGGCCCAGTCCGATCATCCCGAGTTGCATTGCGGTTCCTCTTGGATTCGAGTCGCGGGCGATAATACGCGGGCCAACGTGGGCGCCCGTTCGGTGGGAAAAGATAAACCGCTTCGACCAAGGCGGTGGGTCGAGCGGTATCGGAATCGTGGCCCATCATACCAGAGCGAGAGGGGGTGGACAGAAATCCCTTTCGTTCGTCGCGGAAAGTTCATTTGGCTCATGAGGCGGCCGAGGTGCGATGATCGCCATTTCGGCGGAATGTTCACACCGGCGCTCGGCGCGGGTCTCCGACCTCGCCGCTCTGCCGACCGCAGGTCTCCCACGCCAGCCTGGCGCGGGCGGCGGTGTCCGAGGGGGCGAGCCCGGGAGACCCGCGATCGGCAGAGCGGTGGGGTCGGAGACCCGCACCGAGCGCCGGTGTGGGGGGCTATTGCGGCGGGATGTTTACGCCCTTCCACCTCTGCCGCCTCATGAGCCGTTCATTTTAGTCCGCCCGTCGTGATCGTCAGACCAGTCGGTCCGCCTTCCGCAAGGGCGGGAAGAGTCGCGACCAAATACCCGTCACGAGTAACGACCCGGCACCGCCGAAGGCCACCGCGCCAACCGGCCCCAGGAACCGGGCCGCCACCCCGCTCTCGAATTCACCCAACTCGTTCGACGCCCCGATGAACAGGGTCGAGACGGCCGACACCCGCCCGCGCATCCGGTCGGGCGTCGCAATTTGGACGAGGCTCTGGCGGATGTAAACTGAGACCATGTCGGCCCCGCCCAACACGGCCAGGGCTGCGGCGGAAAGGAGAAACGACCGGGACAGAGCGAACACGATCGTCATCACCCCGAACAAGGCGACCGCCAAGAGCATCTTTACCCCAGCCCGGCTGCGGATCGGGCTCAGCGCCAGATACCCGGCCACGACCAGGGCTCCGACGGCAGGGGACGCCCGGAGGACGCCAAAGCCTTGCGGCCCGATGTCGAGCACGTCCCGAGCGAACACGGGGAGTAACCCGGTGGCCCCGCCGAGCAGGACGGCGAACAGGTCGAGTGAGATGGCTCCGAGAACCAGCTTGTTGGCCCAGAGATAGCCAAGACCTTCCCGAATCTGGGCGACCCGCGACCGCCCCGGCTCGACCACCGGCCGGGTGTTCGCCCGGATCAACAGCGCGCAGGTGCCCGCGATGGCGTACAACCCGCTGCACACGCCATAGCCAAGAGACGGGGACGCCGCGCAGAGCAGGCCGCCAAGAGCGGGGCCGAGAATACTGGCAAGCTGGGCGGCCAACGAGTTAGTCGCGATCGCCCGCGGCAACAGGTGTCGCGGGACGAGCATGGGTCCGAGCGCGCTGGCCGCCGGTTGAAAGAAGGCTCGCGCACAACCGAACAGTGCTGCCAGGGCGAAGATCGGCCAGAGCCCGCCGCCGAACTCGGAGTGCCCCGCGAACCCCGCGGCGGTGAGCAGTTGCGTCGCGAAACAGGCAGCCAGGATGTACCGCCGGTCGTACCTGTCGGCCGTCTCGCCGGCGAAGAGAGTCAGCGCGAACAGTGGGAGGAATTGTGCGAGGCCGATCATGCCTACCATGAACGAGGCTTCCGCCACGGACATCGTCTGTCGGGCGATCTCGTACACTTCCCAGCCGATGATGACGGCTTGCGAGCCGGTAGCCAGGACGCCGCAGAAGCGGCCCGAGAGGAAGAGGAGGTAGGAACGGCGGCCGAACAGCGTCAGGAAGCCGTCGGTCGTGGAATCCGGCGCGGAAACGGACATACTCTTCATTCTTACGTGACGACCCGGCCTCTAGGTAGGAGCGCTCCGGTGGGATTAAATCGCCACCGTTTCAAACCGCTCGCGTAACGCCGCCACGCTCCGCGGATCGAGCTGATTCACCGACAAATCCAGTCGCGAAAGACTTTTAAGGGTGTCGGACCGAACCAGCGCCGCGGCACCGGTCGGGCCGATCCGGTTCCCGCGAAGGGCGAGTTGCCGCACAGTGGCCAGAAGCGGGGCGGCCGCGAGCATTGCGACTCCTTCGTTGCCCAGGGCGTTGAAGCCCAGATCCAAATACTCGGGCCGACCGACCGCACCCGCCAACACGGCCGCGCCCGCCGGCCCGAGGTGGGTTGAACATATCGCCAGCCGCTTGGCCCGCGACAGGAACCCGCTTTCCGCAAGCACCGCCGCTCCTTCGGAGCCGAGCGGGTTGTCCGAGAGATCCAGGTCGTCGAGGGTCGCGAAGCCGGGATCGGTGAGCAGCGTGCGTACGTCTGCGGCGGTAAGATGATTGTCCGCCAGCGCGAGGGCGTGGAGTTGCGATCGCCACGGAGCCGCGGACACTTCTCGCACACCCGCGGTTTCCAGGCCATTTCGCGACAGATCGAGGGCGGTCAGGAGGCCGAGGTGTGGCGTCGCGGCCAAGTGACGCACGCCGGCCGGGCCGATCTGGTTGCCGCGCAGGTCGAGCCGGTCGAGCCTGGCCAGATTCGCCGCGCGGGCGAACTCGTTCGTGTAAGGCTGAACCGCGATCAGTCGCACGTCGCGAATCGGGGCGATGCGGAATAGCCCATCGCTAATCGAAAAGAACGCCCGGCCTGTCAGCGACAGGGCTTCAACAAATCCGCGGCGGAACACGATGTCCCGTACAGACCACGGGGTGAGAGGCACGGACCATTCCGGGCGAACCGCGGGGCACGCGGTTGGTGTCTCGGGGTGATGGTGCTGGGCGATTTGGCCGCGAATGAAGGCACCGCGGCAGTCGCCCCGGCGGTCGCACCAGTCGGCGTAAGCGAGCCGGGGACCGTCGGCGTCCGGGTCAGCCAACACGGCGTCGAGCAGTAGCCGCTCATCCGAAGGCATGTCCTGCGGACCAGGCGCCACGAACGGCGCAGGGTCGAGAAGTTCGCGCGGGTGCGGGGCGAACCGGGACGGGGCCACGGCCATGCGCTCCAGGTCGGCCGGGCTAGGCGGCCACACGAGCCGACGCGGGGGCATGGAAGAGTCTACTCGCTTATGTGGGTGAATCCGCGGTTACCATACGCTGCCTGGTTTGCCGGAGTCAATCGAAGTGGCGGGGCCAGTCCGGGATCGACCACGGCTTCCCGGGCGTGAATTCGTAATCCCGGTAGACGTGAAGTTCCCGTGATGTATCACCCGTTTGCTTCGCCCGGAAGTGCGACGCAATCGTGCTCCGAGCCCACTGTAGCATTCCGGACCACCGACTGGCTTCGGGTACGTCGGGCGCCTGGACTACGACGCAAGTGATGTTGTCCGGTCCGCCCCGCAGGTTGGCGAGTACGACGAGATACCGACACGCCTCATCGGGGGGAAACGCAGAGACGATGGCTCCGAGTTCATCCGGCGAGACAACGTTGCTCAGGCCGTCGCTGCAAAGTAGGAACCGGTCCCCGGGTTCGACGGGGTGCGGTCCTTCAATATCGGTTTCCACCTCGGCGTCCAATCCGAGGGACCGGATGATGACGTTTTTCTGGAAGCCAAATTCATCGGGATCGATTCCCTGAATACGGGCGATCTCCCATACCCAGGAGTGGTCGAACGTCAGTTGCTGAATTCGATTTCCACGGATTCGATACGCCCGGCTGTCGCCGACGTGTCCGATCCACGCGCCTTCGGGGCGAATGAATAAAGCCGTTCCGGTCGACCCCAATCCCCGGAGTTTCTGGCTACTCTGCCCGATGTCGTAAATCGCTTCGTTGGCCGCGCGGAACGCACGACGAATGGCAGCCTCCGGCCCGTCGCGGGCGACGTGGCCGAGGTACATGAGCGAGATGTCCTCGACCGCTTGCTTGCTGACTTTATCACCGACCCCCTGACCGCCCATTCCGTCGGCCACGATGAATAAATGCCCCCGTGTTTGAAAGGTGGTAGCGTCCCGCGCGGGATACGATGCGCAAGCATCTTGATTGTGACTCCGCCGAGTCCCGGCATTGGACAAACTGGCGTACCGGAGGTCCACGATAGGCACCGCCGAAGAATATCACGGAATAGTCGAGTCGTTAGAAGCATTTTGCCACAAATGAATCGGGCAGGCGAACTACTTTCGCAAGGTTCACCGCCCGGCTCACTGGCGCCAACCGAAACGCGGAACTCCGCGCGGTGTTGAAATAGACGAAGACGGCACCACCGCCCCCTTTCCGCTTCCGTCCCGGCTCCCGCCCCCCTAAACTACTCGTACCCGCCGGCCCACACACTTTGCCCTCCGGAGATCCAGTCGATGCCCCGCCTCCGCGCCTGTCACTGTATTTTGTGTGCGGCCACCGCCGCGCTTCTCGCGTTCCTGTTCTTCGGCACCGCGACGCCCGCCCACGCGCAGCAGCCGGTCAGCTTCGTCAACGACGTGGCCCCAATTCTCAAGGAGAATTGTTTCGCCTGCCACGACGCGAAGAAGAAGAGCGGCAAATACGACATGACCACGTTCGAGAAACTGATGACGGGCGGGGCGAGCGGCGAAGCGGTAGTGGCCGGGAAGCCGACGGACAGCGACTTTTACACGCTCATCACGTCGAAAGACGACCGGCGGATGCCGCCGAAGGATAAAGGCGAGGCGGTGCCCGCGGCTAAAGCCAAGATTATCGAGCAGTGGATCAAGGAAGGGGCGAAACTCGACGGCGGCCTGGACAAGAAAGCCGACCTCGTCCGCG is drawn from Fimbriiglobus ruber and contains these coding sequences:
- a CDS encoding TIGR02996 domain-containing protein, which encodes MPPRRLVWPPSPADLERMAVAPSRFAPHPRELLDPAPFVAPGPQDMPSDERLLLDAVLADPDADGPRLAYADWCDRRGDCRGAFIRGQIAQHHHPETPTACPAVRPEWSVPLTPWSVRDIVFRRGFVEALSLTGRAFFSISDGLFRIAPIRDVRLIAVQPYTNEFARAANLARLDRLDLRGNQIGPAGVRHLAATPHLGLLTALDLSRNGLETAGVREVSAAPWRSQLHALALADNHLTAADVRTLLTDPGFATLDDLDLSDNPLGSEGAAVLAESGFLSRAKRLAICSTHLGPAGAAVLAGAVGRPEYLDLGFNALGNEGVAMLAAAPLLATVRQLALRGNRIGPTGAAALVRSDTLKSLSRLDLSVNQLDPRSVAALRERFETVAI
- the gnd gene encoding phosphogluconate dehydrogenase (NAD(+)-dependent, decarboxylating) is translated as MQLGMIGLGRMGGNMVERLLRGKHTCVVHDRSADAVAKSVEKGATGAGTLDEFVSKLKTPRAVWLMVPAGVVDATLADLVPKLAPDDIVIDGGNSYYVDDIRRAKELKTKGLHYLDVGTSGGVFGLDRGYCMMIGGDTDAVRRLDPIFATLAPGFETAPRTEGKTGDPSPAERGYLHCGPAGAGHFVKMVHNGIEYGMMAAYAEGLAVLKNANIGSQKQTHDAETTPLRNPEHYQYTIDVPAVAEVWRRGSVVASWLLDLTAHALSENPELSDFAGRVSDSGEGRWTVQAAVDAGVPAHVLTAALYERFSSRGEAGYADKLLSAMRSEFGGHKEKPAGK
- a CDS encoding MFS transporter, which encodes MSVSAPDSTTDGFLTLFGRRSYLLFLSGRFCGVLATGSQAVIIGWEVYEIARQTMSVAEASFMVGMIGLAQFLPLFALTLFAGETADRYDRRYILAACFATQLLTAAGFAGHSEFGGGLWPIFALAALFGCARAFFQPAASALGPMLVPRHLLPRAIATNSLAAQLASILGPALGGLLCAASPSLGYGVCSGLYAIAGTCALLIRANTRPVVEPGRSRVAQIREGLGYLWANKLVLGAISLDLFAVLLGGATGLLPVFARDVLDIGPQGFGVLRASPAVGALVVAGYLALSPIRSRAGVKMLLAVALFGVMTIVFALSRSFLLSAAALAVLGGADMVSVYIRQSLVQIATPDRMRGRVSAVSTLFIGASNELGEFESGVAARFLGPVGAVAFGGAGSLLVTGIWSRLFPPLRKADRLV
- a CDS encoding protein phosphatase 2C domain-containing protein — protein: MPIVDLRYASLSNAGTRRSHNQDACASYPARDATTFQTRGHLFIVADGMGGQGVGDKVSKQAVEDISLMYLGHVARDGPEAAIRRAFRAANEAIYDIGQSSQKLRGLGSTGTALFIRPEGAWIGHVGDSRAYRIRGNRIQQLTFDHSWVWEIARIQGIDPDEFGFQKNVIIRSLGLDAEVETDIEGPHPVEPGDRFLLCSDGLSNVVSPDELGAIVSAFPPDEACRYLVVLANLRGGPDNITCVVVQAPDVPEASRWSGMLQWARSTIASHFRAKQTGDTSRELHVYRDYEFTPGKPWSIPDWPRHFD